Within Raineyella sp. W15-4, the genomic segment TCGTGCCGAGTCGTCGCCGGCGGGCGCGCCGGCGGAGCGATAAGGCTCGCCGAAGGCCTGTGTCGGCTGGTCGTCCTGACCCATGTCGCCTCCTGTGGGACGGTCACCTCGACGGTACTGGCGGGCGGGTGCGCAGACAAACCCCGGGCTGCCGGCCCGTGGTGGACGCGCCCCCCTTTCCATCGAACAGGTGAACGAATATACTGGCAGTGTGTTGCAGCCGACGTTGCTCGATTCCGTCCAGGAGCCCACTCCTGGCCCGCTGGGCCAGGGCTCCCGTCGGCTGTCGCTGGGGGAGGGAGCCTGGGTCGACCTGCGCCTGGGGTGGCTGGCCGGGGCGGAATCGCTGTTCGAGGCGCTGCTGACCGACGTCGACTGGCGCGCCGAACGCCGCCGGATGTACGACGCTCTGGTGGACGTGCCGCGGCTCACCCGGTACTACGCCGCGGAGGATGAGCTCCCGCATCCGGCACTGGCGGTCTGCCGGCAGGCGCTCAGTGCCCACTACCGCCGCGAACTGGGTGAGGACTTCGTCACCGTGGGGCTGTGTCTCTATCGGGACGGACGGGACTCGGTCGCCTGGCACGGCGATCGGACCGGGCGCTCCGCCACCGAGGACACCATGGTGGCGATCCTGGCGCTGGGTGATCCCCGGCCGCTGTTGCTGCGCCCGCACGGCGGTGGCCCGTCCCGGGCCGTTCCGGCCGGCCACGGCGACCTGCTGGTGATGGGCGGCAGCTGCCAGCGCACCTGGGACCACTGCATCCCGAAGACCCGCCAGCCGGTAGGCCCGCGCATCTCGGTGCAGTTCCGTCCCGCCGGCGTCCACTGATCGGATCGCCTTCGTGGTCGCCCCGATCCCACTGGTTCGCCGCCTGTGCCGCCGCCTTCTAGACTTGGCCGGGGCGTCGGCAGGGTGCCGGGGCCGTACGGAACGCGAGGGGAGCCCATGTCAGGGCCGAACACGAACTATGACCCGGTGGAGACCACGCCGCTGCAGTCGGAGGCGCTCGAGCAGATGGTTGCCGAGGCCAAGGCGGCGTTCGCCGGGGCGGTGTCCGTCGCCGATCTCAAGGCGGCGCGCATCGCCCACACCGGAGACCGTTCGCCGCTCGCCCTGGCCAACCGCGAGATCGGTGCCCTCCCGCC encodes:
- a CDS encoding alpha-ketoglutarate-dependent dioxygenase AlkB; its protein translation is MLQPTLLDSVQEPTPGPLGQGSRRLSLGEGAWVDLRLGWLAGAESLFEALLTDVDWRAERRRMYDALVDVPRLTRYYAAEDELPHPALAVCRQALSAHYRRELGEDFVTVGLCLYRDGRDSVAWHGDRTGRSATEDTMVAILALGDPRPLLLRPHGGGPSRAVPAGHGDLLVMGGSCQRTWDHCIPKTRQPVGPRISVQFRPAGVH